The sequence GGCTCACCGCCTGCGGCTCCGGCTTCTCGAGCTCGTCCGGCGGATCGTCGTCGTCGATCACGAAGGCGCTGACCTCGAGCGACAAGCCGCTCAGCGTCCTGATCGGCTCGAGCGGTCCCGCCGAGACGAAGGCCGTCACCTCCGCCGTGTCGAGCTGGTCGAGCTCGAGCGGAACCAAGGCGACCGTCACCGCCGCGTCCGACCTCAACCAGCAGCTCAGCCAGGGCTTCGCCTCCGGCAAGCCGGCCGACGTCTTCTACGTCTCGACCGACCAGCTCGCCGGCTACGCGAAGAACGGCAGCCTCCTGGCCTACGGCGACCGCCTGAAGAACAAGGGCGACTTCTTCCCGACCCTGGTCAAGAGCTTCACCGTCGACAAGACCTTCTACTGCGCCCCGAAGGACTTCTCGACCCTCGGCCTCATCATCAACACCGACATGTGGAAGAAGGCCGGCCTCACCGACAGCGACGTCCCGACCACCTGGGCCCAGCTGAAGACCGTCGCCGCCAAGCTGACCACCGACGGACACGTCGGACTCGCGCTCAGCCCGCAGTACGCCCGCGTCGGCGCCTTCATGGCGGAGGCCGGCGGCGCGCTCACGAACACCGCCGGCACGAAGGCGACCGTCGACTCGTCGGCGAACGTCAAGGGCCTCACCTACGTG comes from Frondihabitans peucedani and encodes:
- a CDS encoding sugar ABC transporter substrate-binding protein, coding for MQRRTTRFLTVGALAAVTALGLTACGSGFSSSSGGSSSSITKALTSSDKPLSVLIGSSGPAETKAVTSAVSSWSSSSGTKATVTAASDLNQQLSQGFASGKPADVFYVSTDQLAGYAKNGSLLAYGDRLKNKGDFFPTLVKSFTVDKTFYCAPKDFSTLGLIINTDMWKKAGLTDSDVPTTWAQLKTVAAKLTTDGHVGLALSPQYARVGAFMAEAGGALTNTAGTKATVDSSANVKGLTYVQDLLKSGDAKFSSDLGTGWGGESFGKGQAAMTVEGNWITGALSSDYPGIKYKVAEMPAGPAGKGTLQFTNCWGIAKDSPNQKAALALVEKLTSTNQQLTFAKDFGVMPSVKSAADTWKSDNPDLAAFLDSASFAEGVPNQAGSADVIAALDSKVAGLKSADPQALLQTTQKQLAAVLDK